The genomic segment CGCGGACGTCGCGGGGGAAACCGCGCTCGATCTCTGCGGAGCGCGGCGCGCCTCGCAGGCGGGATATGATGCCGCCGCCTTCCTGCGACTTCTCGATACCCTGCAGGATCGTGCCGCGTCCGCGCGCGAGAAATCGGACCTCCAGGCGCGCGCCGCCGCGTATCGCGCGCTCCCGGAGTCGACCGCGGGGGGGAAATTGCTGGCCGGGCGTTTTCGAAGCTCGGCGATCATGTGAGGGAAGATGGCGAAGCTGCTCTGGCGTCCCGCTCGGAAGTTCCCGGAAACGCACTATTTCGTTCCCGAGAAGGGCAAGGCCCCCGGCGGACTCGGCCGCCGCACCCCCGACTGCCCGGGCGAGACCTTCTGGATCGACGGCGATCGCCGGCCCGCCATCCTGGTGCACCGGTACAAACCGGGCGCCAGCCTCCTCGCCGCCCTTCGCGCGGCGACCCGCCAGGCCGCGCACTCGATGCAGAAGCGGGGCACGTCCTCGGCGCTCTTCGTGTATCCCCCGGGGGCCGCGGCGATCGCCCCGGCGCTCCTCGCCCACGTCGCGCTCTCCGATTACGACTTCCGCCGCTACCGGAGCGGCGGGAAGAGACCGCGTCTGACGCTCGGGGTCGACGTCGAAGGGGCGGAGGTCTCCGCCGCGGATCGGCGCGCCGCCGAGGTCGCCGCGGAGATGGCGGAATGGGCGCGTGACCTCGGGAACACGCCCGCCAACGACCTCGGCTCGCGGGAGCTGACCGCGATCGTCGCCTCCGCCGCCCGCCGGGACGGCCTCTATTTCCGCGCGCTCTCGCCCGCGGAGATCCGCCGCGAGAGGATGGGAGGCGTGCTCGGCGTCTCTTCGGGGAGCCGCCGCCCTCCGGGGTTCCTGATCCTCGCCCACCGTCCGCGGGCCTCCCGCGGAAACGTCGTGCTCGTCGGGAAGGGGATCACGTTCGATTCCGGCGGGATCTCGATCAAGGCCGCGGCGTCGATGGGGGAGATGAAGTTCGACATGATGGGCGCCGCGACCGCCCTCGCGATCGTGCGCGCCGCTCGCCGCCTCGCGCTCCCCGTCACCGTGACGGCGCTCACTCCGATCGCCGAGAACGTGCCCTCCGGGACCTCCTACCGGCCGGGCGACATCCTCCGGATGCGCAACGGAAAGACCGTCGAGGTCGACAACACCGACGCGGAAGGGCGCCTGATCCTCGCCGACGCGCTGTCGTACGCGGAAAAGTTCCATCCGGACGCGATCATCGACTTCGCGACCCTGACGGGCGCCGTGCTCGTCGCGCTCGGCCACGAGTGCGCGGGGGTGATGGGGAACGACGACCGGCTCGTCGGCGAGCTGCTCGCCGCCGGCGAGCGCACGGGCGACCGGTTCTGGCGTCTCCCGCTCTGGGACGAGTACCGCGAGCTCCTGAAATCCGACTACGCGGACATGAAGAACACCGGCGGGCGGTGGGCCGGTACCGTCAGCGCGGCGATCTTCCTCAAGGAGTTCGTCCCCGCCGGGATCCCCTGGGCGCACTGCGACATCGCCGGAACCGCGCACTTCGAAAAGGCGAGGGCGGGATATCCCGCCGGGGCCTCCG from the Thermoanaerobaculia bacterium genome contains:
- a CDS encoding leucyl aminopeptidase, encoding MAKLLWRPARKFPETHYFVPEKGKAPGGLGRRTPDCPGETFWIDGDRRPAILVHRYKPGASLLAALRAATRQAAHSMQKRGTSSALFVYPPGAAAIAPALLAHVALSDYDFRRYRSGGKRPRLTLGVDVEGAEVSAADRRAAEVAAEMAEWARDLGNTPANDLGSRELTAIVASAARRDGLYFRALSPAEIRRERMGGVLGVSSGSRRPPGFLILAHRPRASRGNVVLVGKGITFDSGGISIKAAASMGEMKFDMMGAATALAIVRAARRLALPVTVTALTPIAENVPSGTSYRPGDILRMRNGKTVEVDNTDAEGRLILADALSYAEKFHPDAIIDFATLTGAVLVALGHECAGVMGNDDRLVGELLAAGERTGDRFWRLPLWDEYRELLKSDYADMKNTGGRWAGTVSAAIFLKEFVPAGIPWAHCDIAGTAHFEKARAGYPAGASGFGIAATLDFLRRRAGGPGARRRAPAVRRRRRRAT